A window of Clostridium sp. 'White wine YQ' contains these coding sequences:
- a CDS encoding DJ-1/PfpI family protein: MSRILVFIFDGMTDYEITFITHLLSSDAGKEIITISYTDELIKAKSGFVYKPHKLVRDMLDEDVDGLIIPGGWYGETKPELMDLIEKLNSKHRLIGAICGAGTVYLAKSGILQNAKYTTPVVEWTEKHAEVFGEKDPFPRNNFVSERVVRDKNIITAHGTAFVDFAVEICDWFDLFEGEEEKNNFVKSIKGK, from the coding sequence ATGAGTAGGATATTAGTTTTTATTTTTGATGGAATGACTGACTATGAAATAACATTTATAACTCATCTTTTAAGTTCAGATGCTGGAAAGGAGATAATTACAATATCATATACAGATGAGCTTATAAAAGCTAAATCTGGATTTGTGTACAAGCCTCACAAATTGGTTAGAGATATGCTAGATGAAGATGTTGATGGATTAATTATTCCTGGAGGATGGTATGGTGAAACTAAACCAGAATTAATGGATTTAATAGAAAAATTAAATTCAAAGCATAGGCTTATTGGTGCAATATGCGGAGCTGGAACTGTATATCTTGCAAAGTCAGGTATTTTACAGAATGCAAAATACACAACACCAGTAGTAGAGTGGACAGAGAAGCATGCTGAGGTATTTGGAGAAAAAGATCCTTTCCCAAGAAATAATTTTGTTTCAGAAAGAGTTGTAAGAGACAAGAATATTATTACTGCGCATGGAACGGCATTTGTGGACTTTGCAGTTGAGATATGTGATTGGTTTGACTTATTTGAGGGGGAAGAAGAAAAAAATAATTTTGTAAAAAGTATTAAAGGAAAATAG
- a CDS encoding GNAT family N-acetyltransferase yields the protein MIKGENVNLRPICKEDFDLIYTWNTNQEYLGKYMDAEMRVKDSALADMERAVASNRISFFIIEDKEGRAIGIINYLNSMATTEAYDFGILVANNDKKGKGVGTEALNLFIDYIFNTKNIMRLQFITRSDNYGMKKLGEKSGFTLEGTLRKYKFENGDYRDYCLYGIIRDDWRKLIK from the coding sequence ATGATTAAAGGGGAAAATGTTAACTTGAGACCAATATGCAAAGAAGACTTTGACTTAATATATACTTGGAATACAAACCAAGAATATTTAGGAAAATATATGGATGCAGAAATGAGAGTAAAAGATTCAGCACTAGCAGATATGGAAAGGGCTGTAGCATCTAACAGAATATCATTCTTCATAATTGAAGATAAGGAAGGCCGTGCCATTGGTATAATTAATTATCTTAATTCTATGGCAACAACTGAAGCCTATGATTTTGGAATATTAGTAGCTAATAATGATAAAAAAGGAAAAGGCGTAGGAACAGAAGCATTAAATCTTTTTATAGATTATATATTTAATACTAAAAATATAATGAGGCTTCAATTTATCACAAGAAGTGATAATTATGGAATGAAAAAACTAGGTGAAAAGAGTGGATTTACTCTTGAAGGCACTCTAAGGAAATATAAATTTGAAAATGGAGATTATAGAGATTATTGTCTATATGGAATCATTAGGGATGATTGGAGAAAACTTATTAAGTAA
- a CDS encoding GNAT family N-acetyltransferase, with translation MKVELMRPKIEMEKEYFDFINEWKEYGQDIVPYSARLLDMDYKGWLEKTYKNEKEETCPKDFVPAHTYFLINENKRILGAINIRHRLNDYLLNYGGHIGYGIRPTERRKGYAAAMLELALPIAKELGINKALITCDKNNLGSAKTIMNNGGVLENEVKEAGEITQRYWISL, from the coding sequence GTGAAGGTAGAACTAATGAGACCCAAAATTGAAATGGAAAAGGAATATTTTGATTTCATAAACGAATGGAAAGAGTATGGACAAGATATTGTTCCTTATTCAGCAAGACTTCTTGATATGGATTATAAAGGCTGGCTAGAAAAAACCTATAAAAACGAAAAAGAAGAAACATGTCCAAAAGATTTTGTACCTGCGCATACATATTTTTTAATTAATGAGAATAAAAGAATTTTGGGTGCTATAAATATAAGGCATCGCTTGAATGATTATCTATTAAATTATGGGGGACATATTGGCTATGGAATTCGCCCAACTGAGAGAAGAAAAGGATATGCAGCAGCAATGCTAGAACTAGCATTACCAATAGCTAAAGAACTTGGAATTAATAAGGCATTAATAACATGCGATAAAAACAACCTTGGGTCAGCAAAGACAATTATGAATAATGGTGGCGTTTTAGAAAATGAGGTTAAGGAGGCTGGAGAAATAACTCAAAGATATTGGATAAGCTTGTGA
- a CDS encoding alpha/beta hydrolase family protein, translating to MFKKVTPKKIAIFVLVVFILLNVGIFITVTVLSKQTFGTRYDTKIKYNYQDFKGMIRTENSFKSNEGQNLKGYVYSKQEETKPKALIILSHGFGGGGHNSYLPQIYYFINNGYWVFAYDGTGCDESEGKNVRGLPQAVIDLDYAIKCVKEESNLKNLKLLLYGQSWGGYAVTTVGNLDNNISAVVSLSGFSNVTDLSVNQAKGMIGPIASIISPYVKLYNYIGFGKVANYTGVGGLDKIKSNAKVMIVQSEDDKVVSYNNFTKYKNTFGDNKNFEFISYKDRGHSVELSPDVTNEVKEEVAAWKSLVNEKGEENIPESEKDEFYKNYLSTNVKIDMDLMKEIVKFYDDAIK from the coding sequence ATGTTTAAAAAGGTAACACCTAAAAAAATAGCAATTTTTGTTTTAGTAGTTTTCATTTTATTAAATGTTGGTATTTTTATTACAGTGACAGTTTTATCTAAACAAACATTCGGAACTAGATATGATACTAAGATAAAATACAATTATCAAGACTTTAAAGGAATGATAAGAACTGAAAACTCATTTAAAAGTAATGAAGGACAAAATTTAAAGGGCTATGTATATTCAAAGCAAGAAGAAACAAAACCTAAGGCATTAATTATTTTATCTCATGGCTTTGGAGGGGGAGGGCATAATTCATATTTGCCTCAAATATATTATTTCATTAACAATGGATATTGGGTTTTTGCATATGACGGTACAGGCTGTGATGAAAGTGAAGGAAAAAATGTTAGAGGATTACCCCAAGCTGTAATAGATTTAGATTATGCAATAAAGTGCGTTAAGGAAGAGAGTAATTTAAAGAATTTAAAACTTTTACTTTATGGACAATCCTGGGGAGGTTATGCTGTTACAACAGTTGGAAATTTAGATAATAATATTTCAGCAGTAGTGTCACTTTCAGGCTTTTCTAATGTTACAGATTTATCAGTAAATCAAGCAAAAGGTATGATAGGACCAATAGCTTCAATTATATCTCCATATGTAAAGCTATATAATTATATTGGTTTCGGAAAGGTAGCAAATTATACGGGTGTAGGTGGACTAGATAAGATTAAGTCAAATGCCAAGGTAATGATAGTACAAAGTGAAGATGATAAAGTAGTAAGTTATAATAATTTTACAAAATACAAAAATACATTTGGTGATAATAAAAATTTTGAATTTATAAGTTATAAAGATAGAGGTCACTCAGTTGAACTTTCACCTGATGTTACAAATGAAGTAAAAGAAGAAGTGGCAGCATGGAAGTCTTTAGTTAACGAAAAAGGTGAAGAAAATATACCAGAAAGTGAAAAGGATGAATTCTATAAAAATTATTTAAGCACTAATGTAAAAATAGATATGGATCTTATGAAAGAAATTGTAAAGTTTTATGATGATGCTATAAAATAA
- a CDS encoding GNAT family N-acetyltransferase, translating into MSKDILNKIRLKNGEELVLREPNVEDAEAMIKYLNTVGGESDNLLFGKDEFRLTVEQEREYLKNVSNDVNTLMVLGIIDDTIISVSHLSASNRKRIAHNSEMSISVKKEYWGMGIGSAVMTELINFAKTHENIKTISLGVKASNKTAIKLYEKFGFERVGMHKNFFNINGEFDDEYLMDLYL; encoded by the coding sequence ATGAGCAAGGATATCTTAAATAAAATTAGATTAAAAAATGGAGAAGAGCTTGTACTTAGGGAACCTAATGTAGAAGATGCAGAAGCTATGATTAAATATCTAAATACTGTTGGCGGAGAAAGTGATAACCTTTTATTTGGTAAAGATGAATTTAGGCTTACAGTAGAGCAGGAAAGAGAATATCTTAAAAATGTAAGTAATGATGTAAATACCTTAATGGTTTTAGGAATTATAGATGACACAATTATAAGTGTTTCTCATTTAAGTGCATCTAATAGAAAAAGGATAGCTCATAATAGTGAAATGTCCATTTCTGTAAAAAAAGAATATTGGGGAATGGGTATAGGAAGTGCAGTTATGACAGAACTAATAAATTTTGCAAAGACTCATGAAAATATCAAAACTATAAGCCTTGGGGTTAAAGCAAGTAATAAAACTGCAATCAAACTTTATGAAAAGTTTGGTTTTGAACGAGTTGGAATGCATAAAAACTTCTTCAATATAAATGGGGAATTTGATGATGAGTACCTTATGGATTTATATCTTTAG
- a CDS encoding SDR family oxidoreductase, whose product MGTVIITGGNDGIGYYMVERFLSDGKNVAVLDIELNKITELMKQYPDSLVGFQCDIRDVVKLKSCLNEVVKKFKTIDYAIHNACMCIFKSLEELSYEEYNEVFQVNFYGAINLTKEVLPYMKKQKNGKIFFTSSGVGVTGFTNISSYASSKGAIESFAKCMNIEYESSGISFHILHPPLTRTKSSEPLPVPKEFKADACKVGNGLAKNIDKNKFIICHSFSQALQTKVAYLFPLYVGRMMAKMTSRAKVKE is encoded by the coding sequence GTGGGAACAGTGATAATAACTGGTGGTAATGATGGCATTGGATATTACATGGTAGAGAGATTTTTATCTGATGGTAAGAATGTAGCGGTCCTAGATATAGAGTTAAATAAAATAACAGAACTAATGAAGCAGTATCCAGATTCACTAGTAGGATTTCAATGCGATATTAGAGATGTAGTTAAATTGAAAAGCTGTTTAAATGAAGTAGTCAAAAAATTTAAAACTATTGATTATGCTATACATAACGCTTGTATGTGTATATTTAAGAGTTTAGAAGAGTTATCATATGAAGAATATAACGAAGTTTTTCAAGTTAATTTCTATGGGGCAATTAATTTAACTAAAGAAGTTTTACCATATATGAAGAAGCAAAAAAACGGAAAAATATTTTTTACAAGTTCAGGGGTTGGTGTTACTGGTTTTACAAATATAAGTTCTTATGCATCAAGCAAAGGTGCAATAGAGTCATTTGCTAAATGTATGAATATTGAATATGAATCAAGCGGCATTAGTTTTCATATATTACATCCGCCATTAACTAGAACAAAATCTTCAGAGCCACTACCAGTACCAAAAGAGTTTAAAGCAGATGCCTGTAAGGTAGGAAATGGACTTGCTAAGAATATAGATAAAAATAAGTTTATTATTTGTCATAGTTTTTCTCAAGCATTACAAACAAAAGTGGCATATTTGTTTCCACTATATGTTGGAAGAATGATGGCTAAGATGACTTCAAGAGCAAAGGTGAAAGAGTAA
- a CDS encoding YcxB family protein produces MDSKKEVKVKGKLTLEDYKKLTSYYMGRLSKQMLIVVYLLFLGVYGIIFYKRYGIPFVLIAGVFGTLVVYLALYIATRQRIKKTFKKDTALNNDFVYTINKKGVHVQSERGGDIYYWKDITEATNHKDLYILNIPKVKTILIPKNFFGDEDETEAFKKIVANNIKGKNNIE; encoded by the coding sequence TTGGATTCAAAAAAAGAAGTTAAAGTTAAAGGTAAACTAACACTGGAGGACTATAAAAAGCTCACTTCATATTACATGGGAAGATTATCAAAGCAGATGCTTATAGTTGTATATCTATTATTTTTAGGTGTATATGGAATAATCTTTTACAAAAGATATGGAATTCCTTTTGTATTAATAGCAGGGGTGTTTGGAACCTTAGTAGTGTATTTAGCTTTATATATTGCTACAAGACAAAGAATTAAAAAGACTTTTAAGAAAGATACAGCACTTAATAATGATTTCGTATATACAATAAATAAAAAGGGTGTACATGTTCAGTCTGAAAGAGGCGGGGACATCTATTATTGGAAAGATATTACTGAAGCAACAAATCATAAGGATTTATACATTTTAAATATTCCTAAGGTAAAAACAATATTAATACCTAAGAATTTTTTTGGTGATGAAGATGAGACGGAAGCATTTAAAAAGATAGTTGCCAATAATATTAAAGGAAAAAATAATATTGAATAG
- a CDS encoding GNAT family N-acetyltransferase: MNISIIEKDINEINLIKPLWKGLNSVHLEKSINFKEKYMNFTFEKRMESIHAKAIKGIIKIDVVLDSDSDSYAGYCISSIEDGRGEIESIFIHKDYRKFGQGKKLMLRALEWFNKNKVKDISINVVYANEEALPFYESFGFSISNYILKRR; the protein is encoded by the coding sequence ATGAATATTTCAATAATTGAAAAGGATATTAATGAAATTAATCTAATAAAACCATTATGGAAAGGCCTCAATTCAGTACACTTAGAAAAATCAATTAATTTTAAAGAGAAATATATGAATTTTACTTTTGAAAAAAGAATGGAATCAATACATGCGAAAGCTATTAAAGGAATAATTAAGATTGATGTAGTATTAGATTCTGATAGCGATAGCTATGCTGGATATTGCATAAGTTCAATTGAAGATGGAAGAGGAGAAATTGAATCAATTTTTATTCATAAGGATTACCGTAAATTTGGACAAGGAAAAAAGCTAATGCTGAGAGCTCTTGAATGGTTTAATAAAAATAAGGTTAAAGATATTTCAATAAATGTAGTTTATGCAAATGAAGAGGCACTACCTTTTTATGAAAGCTTTGGTTTTAGTATTTCAAATTATATATTAAAAAGGAGATAG
- a CDS encoding siderophore synthetase: MRFKAELFDELQFMFEKNKFNDHVLHCIINFNGKIDKVILKKAIEMTLDIIPILGSRYVEGKNKAYWIKEDKLNYKEILKVVDNEEEFNDFITSKINEFKATQVKACVFCSKNDSLAINMNHMICDAAGFKQYMYLLCEIYSNLTREQAYKPEFVMNGDRSIDRITGKFTLKENIKVFVTQNSESNKQFNYTFPLSSNEKRLPFIITHNISKDRFQLIKVYSKKNKVTINDIVLAAYYRVMFKILEVQNGNELNIPIMIDMRRYLEERNIDALCNLASTVITSLKFDSQESLLETVKRLSVSINKKKVNQLGLNGFVKISAIYKIFSYKNFKRLLTFGFKHPLIAMTNIGILDEDKLCFKGTQIKDAYMCGSIKYPPYFQLAISSYKESLTLSVNLYGSTKDKERIKEFLELLDNEFPKQ; this comes from the coding sequence ATGAGATTTAAAGCAGAATTATTTGATGAATTACAATTTATGTTTGAAAAAAATAAATTTAATGATCATGTTCTTCATTGCATTATAAACTTTAATGGGAAAATAGATAAAGTGATATTGAAAAAAGCTATAGAAATGACTCTAGATATTATCCCAATTCTAGGAAGTAGATATGTTGAAGGCAAGAATAAGGCATATTGGATAAAAGAAGATAAATTAAATTATAAAGAAATACTTAAAGTTGTAGATAATGAAGAAGAGTTTAACGATTTTATAACTTCAAAAATTAATGAGTTTAAAGCAACACAAGTGAAGGCATGCGTATTTTGTTCTAAAAATGATTCTTTAGCTATAAATATGAATCATATGATATGTGATGCCGCAGGTTTTAAGCAGTATATGTATTTGCTATGTGAGATATATTCTAACTTAACAAGAGAACAAGCATATAAACCAGAATTCGTAATGAATGGTGATAGAAGCATAGATAGAATTACAGGCAAATTCACCTTAAAAGAAAATATAAAAGTTTTTGTTACCCAAAATAGCGAAAGTAATAAACAATTTAACTATACATTTCCCTTAAGTTCTAACGAAAAAAGACTTCCCTTTATTATAACCCATAATATTTCTAAGGATAGATTTCAGTTAATTAAAGTTTATAGTAAAAAGAATAAAGTAACTATAAATGATATAGTGCTAGCAGCCTACTATAGAGTTATGTTTAAAATTTTAGAAGTACAAAATGGAAATGAACTTAATATTCCTATAATGATTGATATGAGAAGATATTTAGAAGAGAGGAATATTGATGCTTTATGCAATTTAGCATCAACAGTAATTACTAGTTTGAAGTTTGACTCACAAGAGAGCCTTCTAGAAACTGTGAAAAGACTTAGTGTGAGTATAAATAAGAAAAAGGTTAATCAACTTGGATTAAATGGATTTGTAAAAATTTCAGCGATATACAAAATATTTAGTTATAAAAACTTTAAAAGACTACTAACTTTTGGGTTTAAACACCCATTAATTGCTATGACTAATATAGGAATTCTAGATGAAGACAAGCTATGCTTTAAAGGAACACAAATAAAAGATGCCTATATGTGCGGCTCTATAAAATATCCACCATATTTTCAACTTGCAATAAGTAGTTATAAGGAAAGTCTTACCTTAAGCGTCAATTTATATGGAAGTACTAAGGATAAGGAAAGAATTAAAGAATTCCTTGAGTTATTAGATAATGAATTCCCTAAACAATAA